Proteins found in one Gadus macrocephalus chromosome 23, ASM3116895v1 genomic segment:
- the LOC132452884 gene encoding spidroin-2-like: MGCCFSKELLPGPRSGERTGLLSAPRPDSLTPVTERDRAPCSALAQHVCLASEWSHAGEKRPPGGGKGETGPKEQEKEKGPPLRGTLGKGGRGGVGGPAVLEVLTAGGQEQGRQRAPAHADEVGAGPHVGPPGQAPPPLKQKVKDNAAVRASWFRRLPEGPGGQRGPGGWGPAGTAATPVGGGGADPVVAAATPLPPLVSAWREKRPAPEEEEEEEEEEECIVTATLGQGFVARTQSFYSICSISAEDLGHEAEGPRGPGPRAADESTAAPPDIAPAAAASTRR, encoded by the exons ATGGGCTGCTGCTTCAGCAAGGAGCTGCTGCCGGGACCCCGGAGCGGCGAGCGCACCGGGCTGCTGTCGGCCCCGCGGCCCGACAGCCTGACCCCCGTGACGGAGCGCGACCGGGCCCCCTGCTCGGCCCTGGCCCAGCACGTGTGCCTGGCCTCGGAGTGGAGCCACGCCGGGGAGAAGAGGCCCccggggggagggaagggagagacggGCCccaaggagcaggagaaggagaagggccCCCCGCTGAGAGGGACACTCGGGAAGGGCGGCCGGGGTGGTGTCGGCGGCCCCGCCGTGCTGGAGGTACTCACCGCGGGGGGGCAGGAGCAGGGCCGGCAGCGGGCCCCCGCGCACGCCGACGAGGTCGGCGCCGGCCCCCACGTCGGGCCCCCgggccaggccccgccccccctcaagCAGAAGGTCAAGGACAACGCGGCCGTGAGGGCGTCCTGGTTCAGGCGACTCCCCGAGGGCCCCGGAGGGCAGCGGGGGCCCGGGGGCTGGGGCCCGGCCGGGACGGCGGCGACCCCCGTCGGCGGCGGAGGGGCGGACCCCGTGGTGGCGGCGGCCACTCCGCTGCCGCCGCTGGTCAGCGCCTGGCGGGAGAAGCGGCCCGCccccgaggaggaagaggaggaggaggaggaggaggagtgcatCGTCACGGCGACGCTGGGCCAGGGCTTCGTGGCGCGGACGCAGAGCTTCTACAGCATCTGCTCCATCAGCGCCGAGGACCTGGGCCACGAG GCCGAGGGCCcgcggggccccgggccccgggcaGCTGACGAGAGCACAGCCGCCCCGCCCGACATAGCGCCCGCCGCGGCCGCGTCC ACGAGGAGATAA
- the LOC132452251 gene encoding gamma-aminobutyric acid receptor subunit rho-3-like isoform X3 — MAFDGCFHDDEIELTPYPGSRSRTMTSDPRESAGVGAHAPGHGGVGVRLHRRKSLRAHVDLLLSHSYMIDSYSRVVFPMSYLLFNVIYWSLYS; from the coding sequence ATGGCGTTCGACGGCTGTTTCCACGACGACGAGATCGAGCTGACCCCGTACCCGGGCAGCCGCTCCCGGACCATGACCTCCGACCCCCGGGAGAGCGCGGGGGTCGGAGCCCACGCCCCCGGCCACGGGGGCGTGGGGGTCCGCCTCCACCGCAGGAAGTCCCTGCGCGCGCACGTGGACCTGTTGCTAAGCCACAGCTACATGATCGACTCGTACTCGCGCGTGGTCTTCCCCATGTCCTACCTGCTCTTCAACGTCATCTACTGGAGCCTGTACTCCTGA
- the LOC132452251 gene encoding uncharacterized protein LOC132452251 isoform X1, with protein MGGCFCVCVCLYVCFYVCDLHAGILREGGRHLSVDQLPLRLPVRHRVRGRQLLHHPGGDEEDEGGEGLRTRVYFGTATAEQHHCRRQDHRVATGFRKRLKNHLFTEFTLNLISLPPYPRHQPPTHPLYVIPSTFDASQAMAFDGCFHDDEIELTPYPGSRSRTMTSDPRESAGVGAHAPGHGGVGVRLHRRKSLRAHVDLLLSHSYMIDSYSRVVFPMSYLLFNVIYWSLYS; from the exons atgggtggttgtttttgtgtgtgtgtttgtctgtatgtgtgtttttatgtgtgtgatcTCCATGCAGGTATCCTACGTGAAGGCGGTAGACATCTATCTGTGGACCAGCTTCCTCTTCGTCTTCCTGTCCGTCATCGAGTACGCGGCCGTCAACTACTGCACCACcctggaggagatgaggaagatgaggggggggagg GTTTGAGAACACGTGTGTATTTTGGCACCGCAACGGCGGAACAACATCACTGTCGGCGTCAGGACCACAGAGTCGCTACCGGCTTCCGCAAGAGACTTAAGAATCACCTGTTCACAGAGTTCACCTTGAATCTGATTAGCCTCCCACCTTACCCCCGCCACCAACCTCCTACGCacccattgtatgtt ATCCCCTCCACCTTCGACGCCAGCCAGGCCATGGCGTTCGACGGCTGTTTCCACGACGACGAGATCGAGCTGACCCCGTACCCGGGCAGCCGCTCCCGGACCATGACCTCCGACCCCCGGGAGAGCGCGGGGGTCGGAGCCCACGCCCCCGGCCACGGGGGCGTGGGGGTCCGCCTCCACCGCAGGAAGTCCCTGCGCGCGCACGTGGACCTGTTGCTAAGCCACAGCTACATGATCGACTCGTACTCGCGCGTGGTCTTCCCCATGTCCTACCTGCTCTTCAACGTCATCTACTGGAGCCTGTACTCCTGA
- the LOC132452251 gene encoding gamma-aminobutyric acid receptor subunit rho-3-like isoform X2 has product MFVFVCECVCLCVCVLLCACLWVVVFVCVFVCMCVFMCVISMQVSYVKAVDIYLWTSFLFVFLSVIEYAAVNYCTTLEEMRKMRGGRIPSTFDASQAMAFDGCFHDDEIELTPYPGSRSRTMTSDPRESAGVGAHAPGHGGVGVRLHRRKSLRAHVDLLLSHSYMIDSYSRVVFPMSYLLFNVIYWSLYS; this is encoded by the exons atgtttgtgtttgtgtgtgagtgtgtgtgtctttgcgtgtgtgtgcttttgtgtgcgtgtttatgggtggttgtttttgtgtgtgtgtttgtctgtatgtgtgtttttatgtgtgtgatcTCCATGCAGGTATCCTACGTGAAGGCGGTAGACATCTATCTGTGGACCAGCTTCCTCTTCGTCTTCCTGTCCGTCATCGAGTACGCGGCCGTCAACTACTGCACCACcctggaggagatgaggaagatgaggggggggagg ATCCCCTCCACCTTCGACGCCAGCCAGGCCATGGCGTTCGACGGCTGTTTCCACGACGACGAGATCGAGCTGACCCCGTACCCGGGCAGCCGCTCCCGGACCATGACCTCCGACCCCCGGGAGAGCGCGGGGGTCGGAGCCCACGCCCCCGGCCACGGGGGCGTGGGGGTCCGCCTCCACCGCAGGAAGTCCCTGCGCGCGCACGTGGACCTGTTGCTAAGCCACAGCTACATGATCGACTCGTACTCGCGCGTGGTCTTCCCCATGTCCTACCTGCTCTTCAACGTCATCTACTGGAGCCTGTACTCCTGA
- the LOC132452552 gene encoding LOW QUALITY PROTEIN: vasoactive intestinal polypeptide receptor 2-like (The sequence of the model RefSeq protein was modified relative to this genomic sequence to represent the inferred CDS: inserted 1 base in 1 codon; deleted 1 base in 1 codon), giving the protein LVLLPQPLLFFVLIIAIFSSLLLVTAVTVATGGCKSSLVFFNYFIXRNFFWLLVEAVLHTLLMVIHTYSVHLSTYMLIGWGIPFVVTVVWVVCKVCLEDTGCWEKSEISTPERVINWPIMASIIINFILFVNIIRILVQKVRCSVVGGNDKCQYRRLAKSTLLLIPLFGVNYMIYVAEPTDQGLKDYKILFDLGLGSFQGLVVAILYCFLNSEVQSELKRKWRTLSLKRYAGRDSRLRTTSASRNGGDPSAPLARNTRAQSILQTETTML; this is encoded by the exons TTAGTGTTGTTGCCGCAACCGTTGTTGTTCTTCGTGCTTATCATTGCGATTTTTTCTTCCCTTCTCCTGGTTACGGCGGTAACCGTGGCGACAGGTGGCTGTAAGAGCAGCCTGGTGTTCTTCAACTACTTCA ACCGCAACTTCTTCTGGCTGCTGGTGGAGGCTGTACTCCACACTCTGCTGATGGTCATCCACACCTACTCCGTGCATCTCAGCACTTACATGCTGATCGGCTGG ggTATCCCCTTTGTGGTTACAGTGGTGTGGGTGGTATGCAAAGTTTGCCTCGAA GACACTGG GTGTTGGGAGAAAAGTGAGATCTCCACCCCTGAACGTGTGATCAACTGGCCGATCATGGCCTCCATCATC ATCAACTTCATTCTGTTCGTCAACATCATCCGGATCCTGGTCCAGAAGGTCCGCTGCTCAGTGGTCGGAGGAAACGACAAGTGCCAGTACCg GCGCCTGGCGAAGTCCACCCTGCTGCTGATCCCTCTGTTCGGGGTGAACTACATGATCTACGTGGCCGAGCCCACGGACCAGGGGCTGAAGGACTACAAGATCCTGTTCGACCTCGGCCTGGGCTCCTTCCAG GGTCTGGTGGTCGCCATACTCTACTGCTTCCTGAACAGTGAG gtccaGAGCGAGCTGAAGAGGAAGTGGCGGACCCTGTCTCTGAAGCGCTACGCGGGGCGGGACTCCCGCCTCCGCACCACGTCGGCCAGCCGGAACGGGGGGGACCCCTCGGCCCCCCTGGCCCGCAACACCCGGGCCCAGTCCATCCTACAGACTGAGACCACCATGCTCTGA
- the LOC132452549 gene encoding C-C motif chemokine 4-like, whose protein sequence is MTTCGTVTKSLLLLAVVVALTGQGSAAVEKFSDCCTKVSREKIPETIVGFIVQKRNNHCVNAIIFQTESGGLYCCRYNEPWVMRKVMQLRGPKKAALASTRSLLKLITSSSSPPPLE, encoded by the exons ATGACGACCTGTGGCACCGTGACGaagagcctgctgctgctggctgtggTGGTCGCTCTGACCGGACAAGGATctgcag CAGTTGAGAAGTTCTCTGATTGCTGCACCAAGGTGAGCAGAGAGAAGATCCCTGAAACCATCGTGGGCTTCATTGTGCAAAAGAGAAACAATCACTGTGTCAATGCCATCAT TTTCCAAACGGAGAGTGGTGGTTTGTACTGCTGCAGATATAATGAGCCCTGGGTGATGAGGAAGGTCATGCAGCTTAG GGGGCCAAAAAAAGCAGCATTGGCCTCCACCCGCTCCCTCCTGAAGCTCatcacctccagctcctctcctccaccattgGAGTGA